Proteins encoded by one window of Cryptococcus gattii WM276 chromosome K, complete sequence:
- a CDS encoding Cytoskeletal regulatory protein binding protein, putative (Similar to TIGR gene model, INSD accession AAW46343.1), producing MSKNISYPVPQKEPYQSQPTVRNGNGYYHASSASTQRHGRQTSGSRSYPSALDSSITRLLVTTKQLLQGLDQWSHGLISEIDVSDIYVRLGNGFETCVQAFNRMGIDTRELSSIPQDLRNCLEHCLSQDPSPDSLDRFLPEIRNIIQYLLQGLKQKQMQYKRLQERNRQYESSSSLTGTASTAGDGSQTSVAYSQLAAIPAQRRPSEEYPSDPRLSGRSGTSTSSASPPPSSQLSQHLPGQLTAQPRSSSNPALAERERRPAPSRPPPPDAFRPARPPGPRRPSSPIGNQAPQENIHSVMGRSGEFQQSHSPSYDIPTIAIVPDSRSNSGTGPSQATPSPPPSKPILTINTDKPIPPRPDRFARDSYGRPISRFSVDSDASAGSPVVETGAAEVQNRAMDAVPEEAERGSAELKRRPRTSVDRNSRASGSGSSDRGHQAQQSEYTAPSLPMLDFPKNISLHPATPPAVRNPLPATSTRPPTLPPPESLPIPEVPPETRATLAALERSDALERRASKRFSSYTFNNLSSSSSPRSSPQRPTRRAVNNAREQLTSGGTLPEGVGLGMGLHDRTGSRAGSPKLERVREASEEPEESRATVEPSSPTGSVRVLKTPPLSPSDTPRPPSHPAPSEPNRMNVFLQIGRKTKRHVLELPINLEALKLVFMERFEYDPGKEDFPDVYIRDRDGMEYELEGAEDLREGCTLCLNIEPLDQVKLHIDSTFAVLVQEMKELRQALDKERETNKRLSVLAAPSLNGDTTLQSPSGSPLQPPASGISLPAPTPLVVGPSEDHLKQIQEQHEELESLRRELAITRQSHSEHISESSATISSLKDEIAQIKKVTSTNPNSNRGLVDRSKAELDTQCTETIKAVEDITDVIDAARIDAYKRFVTPSKQQMVTIQSDLQKARQLVDDFTSAVKIADPTWRGTWQTELHRVMEEQKLLHHQIKLCGDLKKDLEDAESMLGNVQTFVEQRAAGTRTAKIRVGADAEVEGGGISSLLMEIRTKDSDPEQRLRAIEAQQRARERERANKVDEFEAELKGFVGGKRLKKTGGAEEVDRLRGRKDEVLRAQLTGSSGAGAITPQITGQSVKAISPQGTGASVATVSGNGSAPATPAKVEGKEKELEEKMVKSSSAASLASPNAAAEEVSLGVSPPKGQPQAESKEETHA from the exons ATGTCCAAAAACATTTCTTATCCCGTACCTCAGAAAGAACCGTACCAGAGCCAGCCAACTGTCCGGAATGGCAATGGATACTACCATGCATCTTCGGCCTCCACTCAGCGCCATGGAAGACAGACCAGTGGATCAAGATCT TATCCTAGTGCGCTTGACTCTTCCATAACGCGACTGCTTGTTACCACGAAACAACTTTTACAAGGTCTCGATCAATGGTCGCATGGCTTGATTTCTGAAATTGAT GTGAGCGATATTTATGTGCGTTTGGGCAATGGATTTGAGACTTGCGTTCAAGCCTTCAACCGAATGGGTATAGATACAAG AGAGCTAAGCTCGATTCCTCAAGATTTGCGCAACTGCCTAGAACATTGCCTCTCTCAGGATCCTTCCCCGGATAGTCTCGATAGATTCCTTCCTGAAATCCGCAATATTATTCAATACTTGCTACAAGGGTTAAAGCAGAAGCAAATGCAGTATAAGAGATTACAGGAAAGGAACAGGCAATATGAGTCCAGCTCTTCTTTGACAGGGACGGCTTCGACAGCAGGCGATGGTTCCCAGACCTCTGTCGCGTATTCACAACTGGCTGCTATTCCTGCTCAACGAAGACCATCTGAAGAATACCCTTCAGACCCTCGTCTCTCTGGCCGATCAGGGACATCTACTTCGTCTGCCTCTCCACCCCCGTCTTCCCAACTCTCTCAACACTTACCAGGCCAGTTGACCGCTCAGCCTCGATCGTCCTCAAATCCCGCACTGGCGGAACGTGAGCGCCGACCTGCACCCTCGCGTCCACCACCGCCCGATGCCTTCCGTCCAGCTCGACCTCCTGGACCTCGTAGACCCAGTTCACCTATTGGAAATCAGGCGCCGCAAGAGAATATACACAGCGTCATGGGTCGCAGCGGAGAATTTCAGCAATCTCATTCCCCTAGTTACGATATTCCGACTATTGCTATAGTACCTGATTCACGGTCAAACTCTGGTACCGGACCCAGCCAAGCGACACCATCACCTCCGCCCTCCAAGCCTATTTTGACTATCAACACTGACAAACCTATCCCTCCTCGACCTGATAGATTTGCGAGAGACAGCTATGGCCGTCCGATATCACGCTTCTCGGTCGACTCTGACGCGTCTGCTGGGTCGCCGGTGGTTGAGACGGGGGCGGCAGAGGTACAAAACAGAGCGATGGATGCTGTGCCCGAGGAAGCTGAAAGGGGATCAGCAGAATTGAAGAGGAGGCCGAGGACAAGCGTGGACAGGAACTCGAGGGCGAGTGGAAGTGGGAGTAGCGATCGCGGTCACCAAGCACAACAATCTGAGTATACTGCGCCATCATTACCGATGCTTGATTTCCCTAAAAACATCTCTCTTCATCCAGCCACCCCTCCCGCTGTCAGAAACCCCCTTCCAGCAACTTCTACCCGTCCGCCGACACTTCCACCCCCAGAATCGCTTCCTATCCCCGAAGTACCTCCAGAAACGCGTGCGACTCTTGCCGCTCTCGAACGTTCAGATGCTCTCGAGCGCAGAGCTTCCAAACGATTTTCATCGTACACCTTTAACAACCTCagttcttcttcatcccctCGATCAAGTCCTCAGCGACCTACCAGACGAGCTGTCAATAACGCTCGAGAGCAATTAACGTCCGGAGGGACGTTGCCAGAGGGAGTGGGTTTGGGTATGGGTTTACATGACCGTACAGGATCAAGAGCGGGATCACCAAAATTGGAGAGAGTGAGGGAAGCGAGCGAGGAGCCAGAAGAGAGCAGAGCTACGGTTGAACCATCTAGTCCAACAGGTTCAGTTCGCGTCCTCAAAACTCCTCCCTTATCGCCCTCTGACACGCCTCGTCCACCATCGCATCCTGCACCTTCTGAACCTAATCGCATGAACGTTTTCCTGCAAATTGGACGTAAGACGAAGCGCCATGTACTAGAGCTGCCGATCAATCTGGAAGCGCTCAAACTAGTGTTCATGGAAAGATTTGAGTATGATCCTGGAAAAGAAGACTTCCCAGATGTTTACATTAGAGATAGAGATGGCATGGAGTATGAATTGGAAGGGGCTGAAGATTTGAGAGAAGGATGCACGCTGTGCTTGAACATTGAGC CACTGGACCAAGTCAAGCTCCACATTGATTCTACCTTTGCTGTCCTTGTGCaagagatgaaggagcTTCGCCAAGCTCTCGACAAGGAACGCGAGACGAACAAGCGACTGTCCGTCCTTGCGGCTCCATCGCTTAATGGGGACACAACTTTGCAAAGTCCCTCGGGCTCTCCCTTACAACCTCCCGCCTCTGGCATCTCTCTTCCTGCCCCTACACCTTTGGTGGTAGGCCCGTCAGAGGACCATCTTAAGCAAATCCAAGAGCAGCATGAAGAGCTTGAGAGTCTGCGCAGAGAGCTAGCGATCACGCGTCAATCACATTCTGAACACATTAGCGAGTCCTCCGCTACTATTTCATCCTTGAAAGATGAGATTGCGCAGATCAAAAAAGTCACTTCGACGAATCCCAACTCGAACCGTGGTCTCGTCGACCGGAGCAAAGCTGAACTCGATACCCAGTGTACGGAAACGATCAAAGCTGTCGAAGACATTACCGATGTCATTGACGCCGCACGTATCGATGCATACAAACGATTCGTCACGCCATCTAAACAGCAGATGGTTACCATCCAATCTGATCTTCAGAAAGCCCGCCAGCTCGTTGATGACTTTACCAGTGCTGTCAAGATTGCCGATCCTACATGGCGAGGTACATGGCAAACTGAACTTCATCGGGTGATGGAGGAGCAGAAGCTGCTTCATCACCAGATCAAGCTGTGTGGAGACTTGAAAAAGGATTTGGAAGATGCGGAAAGCATGCTTGGGAATGTGCAGACCTTTGTGGAGCAGCGTGCTGCCGGAACTAGGACAGCAAAGATTAGGGTCGGTGCTGATGCCGAGGTCGAAGGCGGGGGGATCTCGAGCTTGCTTATGGAAATCCGTACCAAGGACTCTGATCCTGAACAACGTCTGCGCGCCATCGAAGCACAGCAACGGGCTCGTGAGAGGGAGCGTGCGAACAAGGTGGATGAATTTGAAGCGGAGCTGAAAGGGTTTGTGGGCGGGAAGAGGCTGAAGAAGACTGGAGGAGCAGAGGAGGTGGATAGGCtgagaggaaggaaggatgAAGTACTGAGGGCGCAATTGACTGGAAGCAGTGGTGCTGGTGCAATCACACCACAGATCACGGGGCAGAGTGTGAAAGCCATTAGTCCGCAGGGAACGGGGGCGAGTGTAGCTACTGTCAGTGGGAATGGATCCGCACCGGCGACACCGGCCAAGGTCGAGggcaaggaaaaggagttggaggaaaagatggtgaagagTTCAAGTGCAGCTAGTTTAGCGAGTCCCAATGCGGCTGCTGAGGAAGTGAGCTTGGGAGTTAGTCCTCCAAAGGGTCAGCCACAGGCCGAGAGTAAAGAGGAGACACATGCTTAG
- a CDS encoding Hypothetical protein (Similar to TIGR gene model, INSD accession AAW46344.1; CNK02610) gives MSISLPNGTLLAASSSSHLQLSAAVTRILHLANFSAELKTRDLQLMFKEWDNDKGGYRIKWLDDTNALVVFADAIVAKRSYLSFLLNPPPSFTGSIRPYDRPDAAQIIQSLASRALGHRSSMSNAVNGGGAPFPFPANNDLAAPQVHSRAMSVTNIHHAKTGSISGVLPGSSSGPHAGGLAAPTQRRGHHRSGSGSSSWARTSLSGGLGGLAGLAGGALSFPTNASSRPTLPTHDESSGGPPSRSGSSSSGEAVVLVDPSAMTGMRVTSNGGPKDEANADRKRRDSVSADKALREVQKALASVETQG, from the exons cctcttcctcccacCTCCAGCTCTCCGCAGCAGTCACCAGGATCCTCCACCTCGCAAACTTCTCCGCAGA ACTCAAGACCCGCGACCTCCAGCTCATGTTCAAGGAATGGGACAACGACAAGGGCGGCTACAGGATAAAATGGCTCGACGACACAAACGCTTTGGTTGTTTTCGCAGATGCCATCGTCG CTAAACGCTCGTacctctccttccttctcaaccCCCCTCCATCCTTCACTGGCAGTATCCGGCCCTACGATCGGCCCGACGCAGCGCAAATCATCCAGTCACTCGCGTCCCGTGCACTCGGACACCGTTCCTCCATGTCAAACGCCGTCAACGGCGGTGGCGCGCCGTTCCCCTTCCCAGCCAACAACGACCTCGCCGCACCCCAAGTGCACAGCCGAGCAATGAGTGTGACCAACATCCACCACGCCAAAACAGGCAGTATCTCTGGCGTACTTCCCGGCAGCTCGTCCGGCCCGCACGCCGGGGGTCTTGCTGCCCCTACGCAAAGAAGGGGCCATCACAGATCAGGCTCAGGCTCGTCTTCCTGGGCGCGGACTTCCCTGTCAGGCGGCTTGGGAGGTCTTGCCGGTCTGGCAGGCGGCGCTCTTTCTTTCCCTACAAACGCATCTTCCAGACCGACTTTACCTACACATGATGAATCTTCAGGCGGACCACCTTCCCGTTCAGGGAGCAGCTCAAGTGGGGAGGCAGTGGTGCTCGTTGACCCTAGTGCGATGACGGGGATGAGAGTGACGTCGAACGGGGGCCCGAAGGATGAAGCGAATGCAGacaggaagaggagggatAGTGTCAGTGCCGACAAGGCATTGAGAGAGGTGCAAAAGGCATTGGCCAGCGTCGAGACGCAAGGATGA
- a CDS encoding DNA mismatch repair-related protein, putative (Similar to TIGR gene model, INSD accession AAW46342.1) yields the protein MAKQPSKPAKQATLAAFFGTPKPGPRPSQPKSSQPKSSPASTFRTSSTPVAGSSPAQAKASQPIPSSSIKRSSPLKQPEPSSELTAIEDEDDELTPPPKSDASDATKVGESSNGKRRDEDEVMDDDEPPIVTGRRAKRKVVYVDPDSDDDSEDEVKPTTSNGRRPRKSLKEDSEDEYMFDEADDAAMAAALDDFEANNFSPSKSPSPPRKITKAKAKPSVPSKKPMSTPVRPGPKPIANKGSESNSFLTAAERKKIQAKEDKRESEQCFDFLVNIRDKEGNRPDDPDYDRRSILIPKKSWAEFTPFEKQFWEIKQNHYDTVLFFQKGKFYELYEDDALIGHQEFDLKLTDRVKMKMVGVPEQSLEFWIAKFLGAGHKVGIVDQAETAIGMEMRTKAGQKTGGREIVRRELARVFTNGTIVDGGYLNSDDPNHLVSIKESSGGPEGTSSFGICIADASTGEFSISYFEDDVCRTRLETMFRQIRPKELIHAKGNLSVTTTRLLRNILPSSTAWQSFKDGKEFYTAEDTLNLLPSIFSAEEDESTIPEAITSLQDNALAMESLGGMLFYLKSLNLDKDLFSQRNFNIYDPIKEGKNLILDGKTLGHMEVLVNNEGGIEGTLAELLQRCVSPSGKRLFKIWLRSPLRDADGINARLDAVEDLMNHPRFSGDFTQLCKGLPDLERLISRIHAGSVKQSDFLQVVESFSKLQKGIDNLVDMSESLESTGVKALLRSAPDLSGMIEHIRGMYTIEQNEKTIAILPNPGADEECDAADAEVERIEEELNEILEEVKKTLKCKEAVFWHSAQGGKEIFQIQIPASVKAPARWTKASGTKSHNRYYTPETIPVIRQIQEAREIQAAAKKNFFKHLMEEFSKDRETWLTTVRVIAELDCLVSLAKASSDLDEPKCRPTFVSSSSAFIDFRDLRHPSMCLRSDFISNDVQLGGDQPRQVLLTGPNMAGKSTLLRMTAAGVIMAQLGCYVPASEARLSPVDKIQTRMGAYDNMFASASTFKVELDECSRILREAGPKSLVILDELGRGTSTYDGMAIAGAVLHHLATHSLPLGFFATHYGSLTDDFAYHPNIRRMHMQTHVDDEQKQVVFLYKLIPGVAESSHGTHVARMAGVPLDVVLRAESVSQQFFSAFNEKLVNRRQSKMPILAQADFAWLMKVVKGLEGAVAGGQDKKGILGGHEATLTDQLDIVERCVGGYEIAEQ from the exons ATGGCAAAGCAGCCCTCCAAGCC CGCTAAACAGGCCACCCTCGCTGCCTTCTTCGGCACACCCAAGCCAGGCCCAAGACCTTCCCAGCCAAAATCGTCGCAGCCCAAATCCTCCCCAGCCTCTACCTTTCGCACATCTTCAACCCCTGTCGCTGGCAGCTCGCCTGCTCAGGCAAAGGCTTCCCAGCCGATCCCCAGCAGCAGTATCAAAAGGAGTAGTCCATTGAAGCAACCCGAGCCGTCCTCAGAACTTACTGCAattgaggatgaagatgatgagctCACTCCGCCACCTAAGAGTGACGCATCTGACGCTACCAAGGTCGGAGAAAGTTCAAATGGCAAAAGACgggatgaggatgaggtgATGGACGATGATGAACCGCCTATCGTGACT GGCCGACGGGCAAAGCGAAAGGTTGTTTATGTCGATCCCGACAGTGATGACGACTCGGAAGATGAAGTTAAGCCTACAACAAGTAATGGCCGAAGACCACGAAAGAGTTTGAAGGAGGATTCCGAGGATGAGTACATGTTTGACGAAGCGGACGATGCTGCTATGG CCGCTGCTCTGGACGATTTCGAGGCCAACAacttttctccttccaagtctccttctcctcccaGGAAAATCACCAAGGCCAAAGCCAAGCCCTCTGTGCCCTCCAAAAAGCCAATGTCCACGCCTGTCCGCCCTGGTCCCAAGCCTATTGCCAACAAGGGCTCTGAATCCAACTCCTTCCTTACCGCCGCTGAGCGCAAGAAGATCCAGGCCAAAGAGGACAAGCGTGAATCTGAACAGTGCTTCGACTTCCTCGTCAACATTCGAGACAAGGAAGGGAACCGCCCGGACGATCCTGATTATGACAGGCGTTCAATTCTCATTCCAAAGAAGAGCTGGGCCGAGTTTACGCCGTTTGAGAAACAATTTTGGGAGATCAAGCAGAATCATTACGACACTGTCCTGTTCTTCCAGAAAGGCAAATTCTACGAGTTATACGAGGATGACGCCTTGATCGGTCACCAAGAGTTTGATCTCAAATTGACTGATAGGGTCAAAATGAAGATG GTTGGTGTCCCCGAGCAATCTCTCGAATTTTGGATCGCCAAGTTCCTCGGCGCAGGTCACAAGGTTGGTATCGTCGACCAAGCTGAAACTGCTATTGGGATGGAGATGCGAACAAAGGCCGGTCAAAAGACtggagggagagagatTGTCAGACGAGAGTTGGCTAGAGTATTCACTAATGGAACCATTGTCGATGGTGGTTATTTGAACTCTGATGATCCCAATCACTTGGTCTCTATCAAG GAATCATCTGGTGGCCCGGAGGGCACCTCTTCCTTTGGTATCTGTATTGCTGATGCTTCCACTGGTGAATTCTCAATCTCTTACTTTGAGGATGACGTCTGCCGAACTCGACTGGAAACCATGTTCAGGCAGATTCGTCCCAAGGAGCTCATTCATGCCAAG GGCAACTTGTCTGTCACGACCACCCGACTTCTTCGAAATattcttccctcttccaccGCCTGGCAATCATTTAAAGACGGCAAGGAATTTTACACTGCTGAAGATACACTCAATCTCCTCCCCTCCATCTTTTCCgccgaagaagatgaaagcACCATCCCAGAAGCCATCACCTCACTTCAAGACAATGCCCTTGCGATGGAGTCTCTTGGTGGAATGCTTTTCTACCTCAAGTCACTCAATCTTGACAAGGACTTGTTCTCTCAACGCAACTTTAACATTTATGATCCTATCAAGGAGGGTAAAAATCTCATCTTGGACGGCAAGACGCTTGGTCACATGGAA GTGTTGGTGAACAATGAGGGTGGTATCGAAGGCACTCTTGCCGAACTTCTTCAACGATGTGTTTCTCCATCAGGCAAGAGGTTGTTTAAAATTTGGCTGAGATCACCGTTGAGAGATGCGGATGGTATCAACGCCAGGTTGGACGCTGTTGAGGACCTTATGAACCATCCCAGGTTCTCGGGCGATTTCACTCAGCTTTGTAAAGGGCTCCCTGATCTAGAG CGTCTGATCTCTCGTATTCACGCCGGCTCTGTCAAACAATCCGACTTTCTTCAAGTCGTCGAGTCCTTTTCAAAACTTCAAAAAGGTATTGACAACTTGGTTGATATGTCTGAGAGCTTGGAATCCACAGGAGTCAAGGCGTTGCTCAGGAGTGCGCCGGACTTGAGTGGGATGATTGAGCACATTCGAGGGATGTACACTATTGAGCAGAATG AAAAAACGATTGCTATCCTTCCCAACCCGGGCGCAGATGAGGAATGCGACGCAGCGGACGCAGAAGTTGAACGTATTGAAGAAGAATTGAATGAGATCCTTGAAGAAGTCAAGAAGACTCTAAA ATGCAAGGAAGCAGTGTTCTGGCATAGTGCACAGGGTGGAAAGGAGATCTTCCAAATCCAAATCCCGGCAAGCGTCAAGGCCCCCGCCAGATGGACAAAGGCTAGTGGTACCAAG AGCCACAACAGGTACTACACTCCTGAGACTATCCCAGTCATCAGGCAGATTCAGGAAGCTCGTGAAATCCAAGCAGCTGCGAAGAAGAACTTTTTCAAACACCTTATGGAGGAGTTCAGCAAGGACCGTGAAACATGGCTTACCACTGTTCGAGTGATCGCCGAGTTGGATTGCCTCGTCTCCCTTGCCAAAGCGTCTTCCGACTTGGACGAACCCAAGTGCCGACCTACCTTTGTTTCCTCGTCCTCTGCATTTATCGACTTCCGAGACCTCCGACACCCATCCATGTGCCTCCGCTCCGACTTCATTTCAAACGACGTTCAGCTCGGTGGGGATCAGCCTAGGCAGGTGCTGTTGACTGGTCCGAATATGGCGGGTAAGAGTACGCTTTTGAGGATGACTGCTGCGGGAGTTATCATGGCACAGTTGGGATGTTATGTGCCTGCTAGTGAGGCGAGATTGAGCCCGGTGGATAAGATCCAGACTAGGATGGGTGCCTATGACA ACATGTTTGCCAGCGCGTCGACTTTTAAAGTTGAGTTGGATGAATGTTCACGCATCTTGCGCGAAGCGGGACCCAAATCTCTTGTTATCTTGGATG AGCTTGGTCGAGGAACCTCAACCTACGATGGTATGGCCATTGCCGGTGCTGTGTTACACCATCTTGCTACCCATTCCCTCCCCTTGGGATTCTTCGCTACCCATTATGGATCCCTCACCGATGATTTCGCGTACCACCCGAACATTCGCAGGATGCACATGCAAACGCATGTCGATGACGAGCAAAAGCAAGTCGTCTTTTTGTACAAGCTCATCCCCGGTGTGGCGGAGTCATCGCACGGTACCC ACGTTGCAAGGATGGCTGGTGTCCCACTAGATGTTGTCCTTCGTGCTGAATCAGTATCCCAACAATTCTTTTCCGCATTTAATGAAAAGCTCGTCAACCGTCGTCAGTCAAAGATGCCCATTCTCGCCCAAGCAGATTTTGCATGGTTAATGAAGGTCGTCAAGGGTTTGGAAGGTGCAGTAGCTGGTGGCCAGGATAAGAAGGGTATACTGGGAGGGCATGAGGCGACCTTGACTGATCAGCTGGATATTGTCGAACGATGTGTGGGGGGCTACGAGATTGCTGAGCAATAG
- a CDS encoding Ribonucleoside-diphosphate reductase, putative (Similar to TIGR gene model, INSD accession AAW46341.1), protein MAAVETPSKAAASAFANIDLNTTKKASEPTLLSKLQAAAPTKPVIEEVQASAEEDVEEYRKRFVGDLDCEEKDEPLLKETNARFVLFPIKYHEIWQMYKKAQASFWTAEEINLAPDLHDWENKLNDNERYFIEHVLAFFAASDGIVNENLVERFSAEVQAAEAKSFYGFQIMMENIHAETYSLLIDTYIKDTARRNFLFDAMDTIPCIRKKADWALRWISDKRSCFGERLIAFAAVEGIFFSGSFASIFWLKKRGLMPGLTFSNELISRDEGLHTDFACLLFTHLRRRPHPDTIARIIKEAVSIEQEFLTDALPVSLIGMNAKLMCQYIEFVADRLLVALGNEKIWNSTNPFDFMEMISLQGKANFFESRVSAYSKSGVNQAVGAADHNAIKKGFSLDEDF, encoded by the exons ATGGCTGCCGTCGAGACACCTTCCAAGGCTGCTGCCTCTGCCTTTGCGAACATTGATCTCAACACCACCAAGAAGGCTTCCGAGCCCACTCTTCTGTCCAAGCTCCAAGCTGCTGCTCCCACCAAGCCTGTCATCGAGGAGGTTCAGGCCTCCGCCGAGGAGGATGTCGAGGAGTACCGTAAGCGATTCGTCGGCGACCTCGACTGCGAGGAAAAGGACGAGCCTTTGTTGAAGGAGACCAACGCGAGGTTTGTCTTGTTCCCCATCAAGTACCATGAG ATCTGGCAAATGTACAAGAAGGCTCAGGCTTCTTTCTGGACTGCTGAGGAGATTAACCTTGCCCCTGATCTTCACGACTGGGAGAACAAGCTCAATGACAATGAGCGATACTTTATTGAGCACGTCCTTGCCTTTTTCGCTGCT TCTGACGGTATCGTCAACGAAAACCTTGTCGAGCGATTCTCTGCCGAGGTCCAAGCTGCTGAGGCCAAGTCTTTCTACGGTTTCCAGATCATGAT GGAGAACATCCACGCCGAGACCTACTCTCTCCTTATCGACACTTACATCAAGGACACTGCTCGACGAAACTTCCTTTTCGACGCTATGGACACCATCCCTTGTATCCGAAAGAAGGCTGACTGGGCTCTTCGATGGATCTCTGACAAGCGATCTTGTTTCGGTGAGCGACTCATCGCTTTCGCTGCCGTTGAAGgtatcttcttctctggTTCTTTCGCCTCCATCTTCTGGCTCAAGAAGCGAGGTCTTATGCCTGGTCTCACCTTCTCTAACGAGCTCATCTCTCGTGATGAGGGTCTCCACACCGACTTTGCCTGTCTCCTCTTCACCCATCTCCGAAGACGCCCTCACCCCGACACTATTGCCAGGATCATCAAGGAGGCTGTCAGCATTGAGCAAGAGTTCTTGACTG ACGCTCTTCCCGTCTCTCTTATCGGTATGAATGCCAAGCTCATGTGCCAATACATTGAGTTTGTTGCCGACCGTCTTCTCGTTGCTTTGGGTAACGAGAAGATTTGGAACTCTACCAACCCCTTCGACTTTATGGAGATGATCTCCCTCCAAGGCAAGGCCAACTTTTTCGAGTCTCGAGTCTCGGCATACTCCAAATCTGGGGTCAACCAGGCTGTCGGTGCCGCTGACCACAATGCCATCAAGAAGGGCTTTTCTCTCGACGAAGACTTCTAG
- a CDS encoding Hypothetical protein (Similar to SGTC gene model, INSD accession EAL18074.1; CNBK0950), whose translation MSSKQSSASASPSRNASPAPNTQQIDPYRTISSHLKKPLAPLLPQTEPLLPNLLSLNASIYSSRLSGKTLLTTPDQPSAISSVLVQGKKRNRGNEFEKKKAREDHEMNVKTREGLGLEGMRKVKRRLGSVIGKGKRISYNALIPLNHLHINYLCQLLVLPPLPSPVPSTLPLLNPEPLQSKISKADFTGIYLSVLAAKNGGLKAKSGIVIEETAETFRLVGQDDRVRIIPKAGSLFRLSFPAYSPRLSFDDESSFPPDLADHLKTCPRLEMDLLGSAFAYRSADRAGRKFRPAQGGGGGSGWGEDWVGKEGEMGKMLNEMEAKVGGKELVKVKVNGGKRKRNKSRRKDPPAWGNPAA comes from the exons ATGTCCTCAAAGCAGAGCTCGGCGTCGGCGTCTCCCAGCAGAAATGCATCTCCGGCGCCTAACACACAGCAGATAGATCCATACAGGACCATCTCGTCCCATCTCAAAAAACCACTTGCGCCGTTACTCCCCCAGACAGAACCGCTCCTTCCCAACCTTCTATCTCTCAATGCGTCAATTTATTCCTCCCGCTTGTCCGGCAAGACGCTTCTCACGACACCTGATCAACCGTCCGCTATCTCTTCAGTGCTGGTCCagggaaaaaagagaaatAGAGGTAACGAATttgaaaagaagaaggcaagaGAGGATCATGAGATGAATGTGAAGACGAGGGAGGGACTGGGACTGGAAGGGATGAGGAAGGTCAAAAGACGGTTAGGAAGTGTTAttgggaaaggaaaaagaatATC ATACAACGCTCTCATTCCATTAAACCACCTTCATATCAACTACCTTTGCCAACTTCtcgttcttcctcccctACCGTCCCCTGTACCAAGCACCCTCCCACTGCTCAATCCCGAGCCTCTTCAGTCTAAAATCTCGAAAGCAGACTTTACTGGCATCTACCTCTCCGTCCTCGCTGCGAAAAATGGCGGTCTGAAGGCCAAGAGCGGAATTGTCATCGAAGAGACAGCAGAAACTTTCAGACTTGTCGGGCAGGACGACAGAGTCAGAATTATCCCCAAAGCCGGCTCCCTTTTTCGTCTCTCCTTCCCTGCCTACTCCCCCAGATTAAGTTTCGACGACGAGTCCTCCTTCCCACCCGACTTGGCAGATCATCTCAAAACATGTCCTAGATTAGAAATGGACCTATTAGGCTCCGCTTTTGCGTATCGTTCGGCTGACCGAGCAGGACGAAAGTTCCGTCCAGCGCAAGGTGGCGGTGGAGGAAGTGGATGGGGTGAAGATTGGGTtgggaaagaaggggaaaTGGGCAAAATGTTGAATGAGATGGAGGCAAAGGTCGGCGGTAAAGAGTTGGTCAAAGTAAAGGTGAAcggaggaaagaggaaaagaaacaAGTCTAGAAGGAAGGACCCCCCAGCTTGGGGTAATCCGGCGGCATGA